The Helicobacter fennelliae nucleotide sequence TCATAGAAGTCGTAATAGCTGCATCAAGGCAGACATTATACAAATCTTTGAGCTTGAGATCTCTATAAACAAATACAGAAATAATAAAAGCATACACAACCGCAAATCCAGCCGCTTCTGTCGCGGTAAAAAATCCACCATAGATTCCGCCAATGACTATAAAAATAATCAATAACGCCCAAAATGCCTTGCCAAATGATTTGAGTCGCGCTTTGGGTGATTCTTTTTGTGTCGCTTTAAATCCTAATCTTTTCGCGCCAATATACGCATACAACATCATCATAAAGCCAATCATAAGCCCCGGAATAATCCCGGCTTTGAAAAGAGATTCTATCGAGACTGAAATTTCTTTTCCATTGAGATCAGTAAGTCCGCTAGCTGTAACTCCATATACGATCATAACAACTGAAGGCGGAATCAATATCCCAAGACTTCCTGATGTCGTAATCGCCCCTATGGCATAGGATTTAGGATAGCCTGCTTCTTTGATAGCCACAAACATCACGGATCCTATCGCTACAACCGTAGCCGGCGAGCTTCCACTCACAGCAGCAAAAATAATACAAGCCAAAATAGCACTCATAGGAAGCCCACCGGGCAAATGCCCTACAAGTGATTTCGCAAAATCTACGATTCGCTTCGCTGCACTTCCTTTACTTAGAAGCGATCCGGCTAAAATAAACATCGGAATTGCCATAAGTGTGGGCTTGAAAGCTGAGATAAAGATTTCTGGAATGCCTCCTATATCGTGCGAAGTAAATAAAAGCATACACACAAGCGCACTCACCCCCAACGCGATAGCGACAGGCACACCAATCAAAATTAACGCAAACAGAACTATAAAAAGAACCGCTATACTCATTTTTTCTGCCTTTTTCTTCTCTCCGTGATGCTTTCTGCACCAATCCCCCAATTATCTGTCTCAACCTCATCAATCACAACAATTGTTGTTTGTGGATTTTTGTTTAAAACTTTTGATAAAAGCTCTGTTACCCCACTGATGAGCTGCTGTTTTTGCGTCTGTGTTGGCTCACCATTTTCGCGAGTGATTTTTATATTTACAAATGGCATTTTTATTCCTTAATCGCGCTATCGTGTATGATTTCATCTTGTGTCGCTTTGACGACTTTGTCTGCTGGCATCCATGAGACTTCATAGATTTTTTCTATAACACGATAAGTAGCACCCAAAAAAGCCAATGGCAAACAAACTAAAAATATCCATAATGGTACATTATGAAGTGCTTCTGAATACCTGCCTAATTCAAAATTAAGCTCACACACCAAAAATCCCGCCCAAGCCATAAAAAGCAAAAAACAAGCACTCAAAATATACGAAAACAAAACGCAAGCTTTTGCTATATTTGACGGAAATCGCTCAACTAAAATCATCACCGAAATATGCACGCCTTTGCGGAATCCATAAGCCGCTCCAAAAAGCGCACTCCAAATAAAGCAATAGCTTGAAACCTCTTCACCCCAAGTGAGCGAATATACTTCAGGATAAAAGCCAGATATAAAGCGCGTTACTACATTTACAGCCACGATCAAAACACCAATCACAAGCCCAAACACAGCGATATTTTTATTGATTCCAGCGATAATCACATCTAAAATCTTAAAAAACCGATTGACACCCGGACTCAAATGCGCCCATTTAAAGGGCTTTTGCACCCATAAAAGAAAAGCTTTCATTCACCCTCCTTTGATGTTTATTGTGTTTGGATAGTTTGTTCGATCAAATCCTTACTAATCAAATCATAAAATTTTGGATAAATAGCCTGCATAACTTCTTTCCATTGCTCTTTTTGCGCATCATCAAGCGTATAAATAGTGAGTTTTCCTGTTTCTTGAGCGTATTTTTCTAGATTCTCAAACAAGTTTTTTTCTTCTTTTTGGCTTTCTTCTCGCTCATATATTGTGGCTTCATCTAATGCTTGTTTGACTACATCTTTCATATCTTGAGGCAATTCTTCCCAGAATTTCTCACTTGCGATCACCAAATACCCTAAATATCCGTGATTTGACATTGTTATAGATTTTTGCACTTCATAGAATTTAGAATTATAGAGGTTAGAAAGTGGATTCTCTGCACCATCGACAACACCTGTTTGCAACGCAGAATACACTTCACCAAAATTGATGATTTGTGGATTTGCACCTATGGCTTTGATTTGCTCTTCTAAGACTCTTGAGCTCATAATGCGGATTTTTTGTCCTTTTGCATCTTCAGGCAAAACAATCGGTTTTTTGTTTGTGCTAAATTGCTTAAACCCAGCGTCCCAATAATCAAGTGCGATAAATCCTTTTTGCGAAATCTTATCTTTGAGAATCTGTCCCACTTCGCCGTCCATTACATGATGAAGATGTGTTTCATCTCTAAACAAAAAAGGCACATCCCAAAGGTTAAATTCTTTTACAATAGGCGTAAATTTAGAAAAACTTGGTGCTGCCATTTGGATATTGTTGCGTTTAAGCTCTTGAAATACTTTATCATCATCGACAAGTTGCGCTGAAGGAAATACCTCAACTTTGATTTTGCCACCACTAAGCTCTTCTGCTCTTTTGGCAAACAAATCAGCAGCCTTGCCCTTTGGAGTCCCAGAGCTTACGACATGCGCAAATTTAATCGTCCAAGTCTTGTTTTCTGCTTGTTTTGTATCTTTAGCCTGATCTCCACACCCTGCAAAAATCCCTATCAATCCAGCCAATAAAGCCAATCGTAATGCTTTTTTCATTCTTGTGTTCTCCTTTTGTATGTAGGTAATTTTGATTCTATGTTAAAACTCTAAAAATACCTAAAGTTTTATGTATTTTTCTGACACTTAAAAATAAAAGTTTTCATTTTTTAACATTTTTGTATTTCGTTTAGTTTTTATCTATGCTTGAAGCTTGTAGTTGTATTATTCTATTTATTCAATGAGTTTGTAAAGGCATTTTGTATATTATTCGTTTTTATGGGACTTTTGGGGCTTAATGCTGCGACAATAGACACAGCTGGAGCAAGTGCTGGATTTAGTGCGTTTAAAACAGCAAAAAAACTGAAAGTCGATGGCACTTTTGATAATATCACTTTCAAATTTGGTAAGAAAAATGACTCGATTGCTTCGACATTAGAGGGCGCGAGCGCGACAATGGAAGCGATGAAAATCAACCTCAATGATGAAGCCAAAAACACAAGCCTTAAAAATTCTTTTTTCTCTCAATTCAAAAAAGACAAAAAAGGCAGACAGCTGATAAAAGTTACTTTTAGAAATGTGATAGAGGGTGAAAACACAGGAACTATACTCGCTTCAGTTTCTATGAATGGCAAAAGCCAAAAAATCCCTATGCAATACACTATCCAAGATGGCAAAATCATGGCTAAAGGTGTGATTGATGTGCTAGATTTTGGGCTTAGTGAAGCATTTGCCAAGCTTGCAAAAGCATGCAAAGATCTCCACGAAGGGCTTACTTGGACGCAAGTAGAGATTTATTTCACTGCACCTGTGAAGTAATAATCACACGCTAGAATCTAGATTCTAAAATCTAACACCACTACTATTAGCGCAATGAGCAATACACACCAAAACAAACAGAAGCAAATTCCTCTCTAAACAAAATTCAAGCAATCCACAGCTATAATTTTTAATCATTCTCTATTCAAGGACGATCAATGAAAGCACTTTTGAGCGTAAGCGACAAATATGGCATTGTAGATTTTGCACGAGGACTTTTGGATTTGGGCTTTGAGATCCTCTCGACAGGTGGCACACTCAAAACCCTCGCCCAAAACAACATACAAGCCACTGAAGTAAGCAAATACACCAACAGCCCAGAGCTTTTTGGCGGGCGAGTAAAAACTCTCCACCCCAAAATCCATGGCGGAATCTTATTTCAGCGCGACAAAGAGCAAGACGCAAAAGAAGCAAAAGACGCAAATATCGAAGAGATAAGCCTTGTGTGTGTCAATCTCTATCCTTTTTATCAAACTACGCTTAAGACTGATGACTTTGATGAAATTATCGAAAATATCGATATTGGCGGTCCTACTCTTATCCGCGCAGCAGCAAAAGCTTACAAAGATGTCATTATCGCAACATCGCCGAGCGATTATAAGCACATTTTGCAAGCCTTGAAAACAAATCAAAATACTCTTGAATTCCGCAAAGATCTGATGATAAAAGCTTTTTGTCATACTGCGCATTATGATAGTATAATCGCAAATTATATGAATCAGCGATTTTACGGTGGATTTGGTGAGGAAGTCTTTATCTCCGGAAAAAAAGTATTTCAAACGCGATATGGCGAGAATCCTCATCAGCAAGGGGCGTTGTATGAGTTTGGGGATTTTTGGAGACATCTTGATGTGCTTAAAGGCGAGCTAAGCTTTAACAACCTCACAGACATCAATGCCGCAATAAAAATCGCAAGTAGTTTTGGGGACGCAAAAGCGACTTGTATCATCAAGCACGCTAATCCATGCGGGTTTGCGATCAAAGAGAATCTAGTAGAATCCTACAAGCACGCCCTTATCTGTGATAGCATAAGCGCGTATGGGGGCGTTGTAGCGGTAAATGGAATCATTGATAAAGATTTAGCACTTGAAATCAACAAAACATTTATTGAAGTTTTAATCGCTTGCAATATCACAGAAGAAGCCCTCAAAGTCTTTGAGGACAAAAAACGAATCAAAATCTGCATAACCAAACAGCCCACACTTAAGCTTCCTGATGATATGTATGACTTCAAGCACATTCAAGGTGGCTTTGTGTATCAGCAAAGTGATACTATCAGTGATGAGGAGCTATCAAACGCCCAAAACAAGGGCACACACAAAGCAACCCCAACCCAACAAAAAGATTTAGAAATCGCTTACAAAATCGCCGCGCTTACAAAATCTAATTGCGTGGCGTATGTGAAGGATTCTGTGCTTGTGGCGATTGGAATGGGTATGACAAGCCGAGTTGATGCCTCAAGAGCGGCATTAGCCAAAGCCAAAGATATGGGTATTGATATACATGGTGCTGTGCTTGCAAGTGAGGCATTTTTTCCATTTAGAGATAGTATAGATTTGGCTGCCAAAGCTGGTATAAGTGCTGTGATAGAGCCGGGCGGAAGCTTAAGAGATGAGGAAGTGATACAAGCTGCAAACGAGCATAATATAGCCATTTATTTTACTCACACTCGACATTTTTTGCATTAGTTTTTTTAGGTTATAATAGTAGAATCTCAAATTTAAAAAAAAGGAAAAACAATGAAAAAGGCATTTTGTATATTATTCGTTTTTATGGGACTTTTGGGGCTTAATGCTGCGACAATAGACACAGCTGGAGCAAGTGCTGGATTTAGTGCGTTTAAAACAGCAAAAAAACTGAAAGTCGATGGCACTTTTGATAATATCACTTTCAAATTTGGTAAGAAAAATGACTCGATTGCTTCGACATTAGAGGGCGCGAGCGCGACAATGGAAGCGATGAAAATCAACCTCAATGATGAAGCCAAAAACACAAGCCTTAAAAATTCTTTTTTCTCTCAATTCAAAAAAGACAAAAAAGGCAGACAGCTGATAAAAGTTACTTTTAGAAATGTGATAGAGGGTGAAAACACAGGAACTATACTCGCTTCAGTTTCTATGAATGGCAAAAGCCAAAAAATCCCTATGCAATACACTATCCAAGATGGCAAAATCATGGCTAAAGGTGTGATTGATGTGCTAGATTTTGGGCTTAGTGAAGCATTTGCCAAGCTTGCAAAAGCATGCAAAGATCTCCACGAAGGGCTTACTTGGACGCAAGTAGAGATTTATTTCACTGCACCTGTGAAGTAATAATCACACGCTAGAATCTAGAATAGATTCTGGTTTGATTCTTTAGACTCTTCGCTAATGCTTAAGACATGACGGGTAAGAGTGCGTCAAAACAATAAGAATCTAGACTCTACGCAAACACAAACAATATCATAGAATCTAAACCTATCTCAAATGTAGCTTTGAAGCTCTGCACAAATCGCGGTCATCAAAAAAAGCATAAAAAATTTTAGATTTTATTCTAGATTTTAAAGGAGATTTTGAGGTTTTGCGAGGTTTTGGCTAGCAAGTGCAAAGATAAGCCAAAAGCTCTCATCGCACAAATAAGCCAAAAGCAATTCCGCAAAATTTGCCAAAAAGCTAGGATTTAGATTCTAAAGATAAATCTTACCAACTAACTCTCCAAAACCTATAATCTAGCCTCATAATCCTCAAACCCAAAACTACTCTGTTAAAAATGCGTCCAAAAAAGCAAATTTTTGTCTTATTTTTGGTATAGTTGCATATTTATTTTACAAGGAGCGTTTATGCTTGCAACATTTTACC carries:
- a CDS encoding TRAP transporter large permease — protein: MSIAVLFIVLFALILIGVPVAIALGVSALVCMLLFTSHDIGGIPEIFISAFKPTLMAIPMFILAGSLLSKGSAAKRIVDFAKSLVGHLPGGLPMSAILACIIFAAVSGSSPATVVAIGSVMFVAIKEAGYPKSYAIGAITTSGSLGILIPPSVVMIVYGVTASGLTDLNGKEISVSIESLFKAGIIPGLMIGFMMMLYAYIGAKRLGFKATQKESPKARLKSFGKAFWALLIIFIVIGGIYGGFFTATEAAGFAVVYAFIISVFVYRDLKLKDLYNVCLDAAITTSMIFLIIGFAVVFAHFLTSERIPHHIAQFLIEQNMSRWMFLIAVNIILFIMGQFMEPSSVVMIMTPLLLPIAVSLGIDPVHFGIMMVVNMEIGMITPPVGLNLFVASSLTGLNLKDVVVSVLPWLMVMVIGLILVTYIPQISLFLT
- a CDS encoding 2-hydroxymuconate tautomerase family protein; the protein is MPFVNIKITRENGEPTQTQKQQLISGVTELLSKVLNKNPQTTIVVIDEVETDNWGIGAESITERRKRQKK
- a CDS encoding TRAP transporter small permease → MKAFLLWVQKPFKWAHLSPGVNRFFKILDVIIAGINKNIAVFGLVIGVLIVAVNVVTRFISGFYPEVYSLTWGEEVSSYCFIWSALFGAAYGFRKGVHISVMILVERFPSNIAKACVLFSYILSACFLLFMAWAGFLVCELNFELGRYSEALHNVPLWIFLVCLPLAFLGATYRVIEKIYEVSWMPADKVVKATQDEIIHDSAIKE
- a CDS encoding DctP family TRAP transporter solute-binding subunit, with product MKKALRLALLAGLIGIFAGCGDQAKDTKQAENKTWTIKFAHVVSSGTPKGKAADLFAKRAEELSGGKIKVEVFPSAQLVDDDKVFQELKRNNIQMAAPSFSKFTPIVKEFNLWDVPFLFRDETHLHHVMDGEVGQILKDKISQKGFIALDYWDAGFKQFSTNKKPIVLPEDAKGQKIRIMSSRVLEEQIKAIGANPQIINFGEVYSALQTGVVDGAENPLSNLYNSKFYEVQKSITMSNHGYLGYLVIASEKFWEELPQDMKDVVKQALDEATIYEREESQKEEKNLFENLEKYAQETGKLTIYTLDDAQKEQWKEVMQAIYPKFYDLISKDLIEQTIQTQ
- a CDS encoding YceI family protein, giving the protein MGLLGLNAATIDTAGASAGFSAFKTAKKLKVDGTFDNITFKFGKKNDSIASTLEGASATMEAMKINLNDEAKNTSLKNSFFSQFKKDKKGRQLIKVTFRNVIEGENTGTILASVSMNGKSQKIPMQYTIQDGKIMAKGVIDVLDFGLSEAFAKLAKACKDLHEGLTWTQVEIYFTAPVK
- the purH gene encoding bifunctional phosphoribosylaminoimidazolecarboxamide formyltransferase/IMP cyclohydrolase, which produces MKALLSVSDKYGIVDFARGLLDLGFEILSTGGTLKTLAQNNIQATEVSKYTNSPELFGGRVKTLHPKIHGGILFQRDKEQDAKEAKDANIEEISLVCVNLYPFYQTTLKTDDFDEIIENIDIGGPTLIRAAAKAYKDVIIATSPSDYKHILQALKTNQNTLEFRKDLMIKAFCHTAHYDSIIANYMNQRFYGGFGEEVFISGKKVFQTRYGENPHQQGALYEFGDFWRHLDVLKGELSFNNLTDINAAIKIASSFGDAKATCIIKHANPCGFAIKENLVESYKHALICDSISAYGGVVAVNGIIDKDLALEINKTFIEVLIACNITEEALKVFEDKKRIKICITKQPTLKLPDDMYDFKHIQGGFVYQQSDTISDEELSNAQNKGTHKATPTQQKDLEIAYKIAALTKSNCVAYVKDSVLVAIGMGMTSRVDASRAALAKAKDMGIDIHGAVLASEAFFPFRDSIDLAAKAGISAVIEPGGSLRDEEVIQAANEHNIAIYFTHTRHFLH
- a CDS encoding YceI family protein, translated to MKKAFCILFVFMGLLGLNAATIDTAGASAGFSAFKTAKKLKVDGTFDNITFKFGKKNDSIASTLEGASATMEAMKINLNDEAKNTSLKNSFFSQFKKDKKGRQLIKVTFRNVIEGENTGTILASVSMNGKSQKIPMQYTIQDGKIMAKGVIDVLDFGLSEAFAKLAKACKDLHEGLTWTQVEIYFTAPVK